A genomic region of Pseudomonas frederiksbergensis contains the following coding sequences:
- the rpmE gene encoding 50S ribosomal protein L31 — protein sequence MKADIHPTYEITAVTCSCGNKFETRSNLAKPLAIDVCNECHPFYTGKQKTLDTGGRVQRFADRFGAFGKAKAPAAAE from the coding sequence ATGAAAGCCGATATCCATCCAACATACGAAATCACCGCAGTTACCTGCAGCTGTGGCAACAAGTTCGAAACTCGTTCGAACCTGGCCAAGCCTCTGGCGATCGACGTATGCAACGAGTGCCACCCGTTCTACACCGGTAAGCAGAAGACTCTGGATACTGGCGGCCGTGTACAGCGCTTCGCAGACCGTTTCGGTGCTTTCGGCAAAGCCAAAGCTCCTGCTGCTGCAGAGTAA
- the argS gene encoding arginine--tRNA ligase, whose amino-acid sequence MKDTIRQLIQQALTQLVTDGVLPEGLTPAIQVENSRDKTHGDFASNIAMMLAKPAGMKPRDLAEKIIAALPVDENVSKTEIAGPGFLNFFQNTQALASRLDAALADAQIGVRKAGSVQRTVVDLSAPNLAKEMHVGHLRSTIIGDGVARVLEFLGDTVIRQNHVGDWGTQFGMLMAYLQENPITSDELSDLENFYRAAKQRFDESEAFADRARGLVVKLQAGDPDCLALWTKFKDISLSHCQKIYEQLNVKLTMADVMGESAYNDDLINVVNDLKAKGMLVESNGAQCVFLDEFKNADGDPLPVIIVKADGGYLYATTDLAAVRYRSGVLKADRALYFVDQRQALHFQQVFEVARLAGFVTHPMEMEHMGFGTMNGADGRPFKTRDGGTVKLIDLLNEAKERAYTLVKEKNPTLAEADLRNIAKVVGIGAVKYADLSKHRTSDYSFNFDLMLNFEGNTAPYLLYAYTRVAGVFRKLGKDFSEVEGQIVLQAAHEHELAAKLAQFGEVLNNVSDKGTPHILCTYLYDVAGLFSSFYENCPILSAETPAQMQSRLRLAALTGRTLKQGLELLGLETLERM is encoded by the coding sequence ATGAAAGACACCATTCGCCAGTTGATCCAGCAAGCCCTCACCCAACTCGTTACCGACGGTGTGTTGCCTGAAGGCCTGACGCCGGCGATTCAGGTGGAGAACTCCCGTGACAAGACTCACGGCGACTTCGCCAGCAACATCGCCATGATGCTGGCCAAACCGGCCGGCATGAAACCGCGCGATCTGGCGGAAAAAATCATCGCCGCGTTGCCGGTTGATGAAAACGTCAGCAAAACCGAAATCGCAGGTCCGGGCTTCCTCAATTTCTTCCAGAACACCCAGGCCCTGGCCTCGCGCCTGGACGCTGCGCTGGCCGATGCCCAAATCGGCGTGCGCAAGGCTGGCTCCGTGCAGCGCACCGTGGTCGACCTGTCGGCACCGAACCTGGCCAAAGAGATGCACGTGGGTCACTTGCGTTCGACCATCATCGGCGACGGCGTGGCGCGGGTGCTGGAGTTCCTCGGCGACACGGTGATCCGCCAGAACCACGTGGGCGACTGGGGCACCCAGTTCGGCATGCTGATGGCGTACCTGCAGGAAAACCCGATTACCAGTGACGAGCTGTCGGACCTGGAAAACTTCTACCGCGCCGCCAAGCAGCGCTTCGACGAATCCGAAGCGTTCGCCGACCGCGCCCGCGGACTGGTGGTCAAGCTGCAAGCCGGCGACCCGGACTGCCTGGCGCTGTGGACCAAGTTCAAAGACATCTCGTTGTCCCACTGCCAGAAAATCTACGAACAGCTGAACGTCAAACTGACCATGGCCGACGTGATGGGCGAAAGTGCCTACAACGACGACCTGATCAACGTGGTCAACGACCTCAAGGCCAAAGGCATGCTAGTCGAGAGCAACGGCGCCCAGTGCGTGTTCCTCGACGAATTCAAGAATGCCGACGGCGACCCGCTGCCCGTGATCATCGTCAAGGCGGACGGCGGCTACCTCTACGCCACCACCGACCTGGCAGCCGTGCGCTACCGCAGCGGCGTACTGAAAGCCGATCGTGCGCTGTACTTCGTTGACCAGCGTCAGGCCCTGCACTTCCAGCAAGTGTTCGAAGTGGCTCGCCTGGCCGGCTTCGTGACCCATCCGATGGAAATGGAGCACATGGGCTTCGGCACCATGAACGGCGCCGATGGCCGTCCGTTCAAGACCCGTGATGGCGGCACCGTAAAGCTGATCGACCTGCTGAACGAAGCCAAGGAACGCGCCTACACGCTGGTGAAGGAAAAGAACCCTACGCTTGCTGAAGCCGACCTGCGCAACATCGCCAAAGTCGTGGGCATTGGTGCGGTGAAATACGCCGACCTGTCCAAGCACCGCACCAGCGACTACAGCTTCAACTTCGACTTGATGCTGAACTTCGAAGGCAACACCGCGCCGTACCTGCTGTACGCCTACACCCGTGTGGCGGGTGTATTCCGCAAACTCGGCAAGGACTTCAGCGAAGTCGAAGGGCAGATCGTTCTCCAAGCCGCTCACGAACACGAACTGGCCGCCAAGCTGGCGCAGTTCGGTGAAGTGCTGAACAACGTGTCCGACAAGGGTACGCCACACATTCTCTGCACCTACCTGTACGACGTTGCCGGCCTGTTCTCCAGCTTCTACGAGAACTGCCCGATCCTCAGCGCCGAAACACCGGCACAAATGCAGAGCCGTTTGCGCCTCGCCGCATTGACCGGCCGCACCCTCAAGCAAGGCCTGGAACTCTTGGGTCTGGAAACTCTGGAGCGTATGTAA
- the hslV gene encoding ATP-dependent protease subunit HslV codes for MTTIVSVRRHGKVVMGGDGQVSLGNTVMKGNAKKVRRLYHGQVIAGFAGATADAFTLFERFEGQLEKHQGHLVRAAVELAKEWRTDRSLSRLEAMLAVANKDASLIITGNGDVVEPEEGLIAMGSGGGYAQAAASALLKKTDLSAREIVETALGIAGDICVFTNHTFTIEEQDLAE; via the coding sequence TTGACCACCATCGTTTCAGTTCGCCGCCACGGCAAAGTCGTCATGGGCGGCGACGGCCAGGTTTCTCTCGGCAATACCGTGATGAAAGGCAATGCGAAAAAAGTTCGCCGCCTGTACCACGGTCAGGTCATCGCCGGTTTTGCTGGCGCCACGGCTGACGCCTTTACCCTCTTCGAGCGTTTCGAAGGCCAGCTTGAAAAGCACCAGGGCCACCTGGTTCGCGCTGCCGTCGAACTCGCCAAGGAATGGCGCACCGATCGCTCCCTCAGCCGCCTTGAAGCCATGCTTGCAGTCGCCAACAAAGACGCCTCCCTGATCATCACCGGCAACGGCGATGTGGTTGAACCCGAAGAAGGTCTGATCGCCATGGGTTCCGGTGGCGGTTACGCTCAGGCCGCCGCCAGCGCCCTGCTGAAGAAGACCGATCTGTCGGCCCGGGAAATCGTCGAAACCGCGCTCGGCATTGCCGGCGACATCTGTGTATTTACCAACCACACCTTCACCATTGAGGAGCAGGACCTCGCCGAGTAA
- a CDS encoding primosomal protein N', with product MPDAILRLALPSPLRRLFDYRAPAGVLRAHLHPGMRLRVPFGRREMIGILVEITSHSEVPADKLKPALALLDATPPLPAALFKLCLWTSQYYQHSLGDTLSWALPVLLRQGELAEARQERFWSITPGAKLDDPRITRAPRQREALATLAQHPHGVAHQLLSKLMLSKDSLDLLLAKELVQVEIRKNAPSERHEHWLAQPELPLNPEQRAAYEAIRAGFDSFHAFLLAGVTGSGKTEVYLQLIRETLEAGKQALVLIPEINLGPQTLARFEQRFNARIALVHSAVNDRERLEAWLAARDGDADIIIGTRSALFTPMKNPGLIIIDEEHDGSYKQQEGLRYHARDLALVRARQENIPIVLGSATPSLESLHNAYTGRYGLLRLNERAGGAKQPRFLRLDVKSRPLDSGISGPMQQAIGQTLAAGQQVLVFLNRRGFAPTLLCHDCGWMSECQRCDARMTVHQRSGELRCHHCGYVERVPRHCPKCAKVDLRPVGAGTERAEERLGILFPDYPVLRVDRDSTSRKDAMNQLFATIQKGQPCILVGTQMLAKGHHFPRVTLVSILDADGGLFSGDFRASERMAQLIVQVAGRAGRAEEPGKVIIQTHLADHPLLVQLTEQGYFAFAEQALSERRSAGLPPFAHLALLRAEAHKPGQAESFLDEACSEAERLLAELNLTGIELLGPVPAPMERRAGRYRAQLLLQATARAPLHRLLSAWLLALEQMPSGRAVRWSLDVDPVDLY from the coding sequence GTGCCCGACGCCATTTTGCGCCTCGCCCTGCCTTCGCCCTTGCGCCGCCTGTTCGACTACCGTGCCCCGGCCGGCGTCCTGCGCGCGCACTTGCACCCAGGCATGCGACTGCGGGTGCCATTCGGTCGCCGCGAGATGATCGGGATCCTGGTGGAAATCACCAGCCACAGCGAAGTCCCGGCCGACAAACTCAAACCGGCATTGGCCCTGCTCGATGCCACGCCACCGCTACCGGCAGCTTTGTTCAAGCTGTGCCTGTGGACATCCCAGTATTACCAGCACAGCCTCGGCGACACCTTGAGTTGGGCGCTGCCGGTCCTGTTGCGTCAGGGTGAACTGGCCGAAGCACGCCAGGAGCGGTTCTGGTCGATCACCCCGGGGGCCAAGCTGGATGACCCGCGCATTACCCGTGCTCCGCGTCAGCGCGAGGCCCTGGCGACGCTGGCCCAGCATCCACACGGCGTCGCCCATCAACTACTGAGCAAGTTGATGCTGAGCAAGGACAGCCTCGACCTGCTGTTGGCCAAAGAACTGGTGCAGGTGGAGATCCGTAAAAATGCGCCGAGCGAGCGTCACGAACACTGGCTGGCGCAACCGGAGCTGCCACTGAACCCGGAGCAACGCGCCGCTTACGAAGCGATTCGCGCAGGTTTCGACAGTTTCCACGCATTCCTGCTGGCCGGTGTCACCGGCAGTGGCAAGACCGAAGTCTATTTACAGCTGATCCGTGAAACCCTTGAGGCCGGCAAGCAAGCGCTGGTGCTGATCCCCGAAATCAACCTCGGACCGCAAACCCTGGCGCGCTTCGAACAGCGCTTCAATGCGCGCATCGCCCTGGTGCATTCGGCAGTCAACGACCGCGAACGCCTGGAAGCCTGGCTCGCGGCCCGGGATGGCGACGCCGACATTATTATCGGCACCCGCTCGGCACTGTTCACGCCAATGAAAAACCCCGGACTGATCATCATCGATGAAGAGCACGACGGCTCTTATAAACAGCAGGAAGGTTTGCGCTACCACGCCCGAGACCTGGCGCTGGTGCGAGCGCGGCAGGAAAACATTCCGATTGTCCTCGGCTCGGCGACTCCATCACTGGAAAGCCTGCACAACGCCTACACCGGCCGTTACGGGCTCCTGCGCCTGAACGAGCGCGCCGGCGGGGCGAAACAGCCACGCTTCCTGCGTCTGGACGTCAAAAGTCGCCCGTTGGACAGCGGTATTTCCGGGCCGATGCAACAGGCGATCGGCCAGACACTCGCCGCCGGCCAGCAAGTATTGGTATTCCTCAACCGTCGCGGCTTTGCCCCCACCCTGCTCTGTCACGACTGCGGCTGGATGTCCGAATGCCAGCGCTGTGATGCGCGAATGACCGTACACCAACGCTCCGGCGAGCTGCGCTGCCATCATTGCGGCTACGTCGAGCGTGTCCCTCGGCACTGCCCAAAATGCGCCAAAGTCGATTTGCGACCGGTGGGCGCCGGCACCGAGCGAGCCGAAGAGCGCTTGGGGATTCTGTTCCCGGACTACCCGGTGTTGCGGGTCGACCGCGACAGCACCTCACGCAAAGACGCGATGAATCAGCTGTTCGCGACCATTCAGAAAGGTCAGCCGTGTATTCTGGTAGGCACGCAGATGCTCGCCAAAGGGCATCACTTTCCGCGGGTGACGCTGGTGTCAATTCTCGATGCCGACGGAGGACTGTTCTCCGGCGACTTCCGCGCCAGCGAACGCATGGCCCAGTTGATCGTGCAGGTGGCGGGGCGTGCCGGTCGCGCCGAAGAGCCGGGCAAAGTGATCATCCAGACGCATTTGGCTGACCATCCGCTGCTGGTGCAGCTGACCGAACAGGGTTATTTCGCCTTTGCCGAGCAGGCCTTGAGCGAACGTCGTTCCGCCGGGCTGCCTCCGTTCGCACACCTGGCGCTGTTGCGGGCCGAAGCGCACAAACCGGGACAAGCCGAAAGTTTCCTCGATGAAGCCTGCAGCGAGGCGGAGCGATTACTGGCCGAACTCAACCTGACCGGCATCGAATTGCTAGGGCCAGTGCCAGCACCGATGGAGCGTCGAGCCGGACGTTATCGTGCACAACTATTATTGCAAGCCACGGCACGGGCGCCGCTGCATCGACTGTTGAGTGCCTGGTTGCTCGCGCTGGAACAGATGCCGAGCGGGCGAGCGGTGCGCTGGTCTTTGGATGTCGACCCCGTCGATTTGTATTGA
- a CDS encoding thermonuclease family protein, which translates to MGFSLLLKKASLAGAFFMSAIWFPSAQALCPAPTSKLEAVSVQRVVDGDTVRLNDGRSVRMIGLNTPELGKKGRSDEPFAMAARKRLEVLVAASDGRLGLLAGQEGKDRYGRTLAHLYSANGDSLEAQMLAEGLGYLVAVAPNVDFVSCQQAAERTARQAGLGLWRQSPVLKAEQINTSGFAVLSGRVSKVQRNRGGVWIELQGAVVLRVAPNLFGQFDLAALERLNGKQIEARGWILDRSRRAGLESGQARWLLPLTHPAMLKTVP; encoded by the coding sequence ATGGGCTTTTCCCTGCTGTTAAAAAAGGCGTCCCTCGCGGGCGCCTTTTTTATGTCTGCGATTTGGTTCCCCAGCGCCCAGGCCCTCTGTCCTGCGCCAACCAGTAAGCTGGAAGCTGTCAGCGTGCAGCGCGTGGTGGATGGCGACACGGTGCGCCTGAACGATGGCCGCAGTGTGCGCATGATCGGCTTGAATACCCCGGAACTGGGCAAAAAAGGTCGCTCCGACGAACCTTTCGCCATGGCTGCACGCAAGCGACTGGAAGTTTTGGTGGCGGCAAGCGACGGACGGTTGGGTTTGCTGGCGGGTCAAGAGGGCAAGGATCGTTACGGGCGTACCCTGGCCCATCTCTACAGCGCCAACGGTGACAGTCTCGAAGCGCAGATGCTTGCCGAAGGCCTCGGCTACCTGGTGGCAGTGGCGCCGAACGTCGATTTTGTCAGTTGCCAACAGGCCGCCGAACGTACTGCGCGGCAGGCCGGGCTGGGGCTTTGGCGGCAATCGCCTGTACTGAAAGCGGAGCAGATCAACACTTCGGGTTTTGCCGTGCTCAGCGGGCGTGTGAGCAAGGTTCAGCGCAATCGTGGTGGCGTTTGGATCGAGTTACAGGGGGCGGTTGTATTGCGCGTTGCACCCAATCTGTTCGGTCAATTTGATCTGGCGGCGCTGGAGCGGCTCAATGGCAAGCAGATCGAGGCGCGTGGCTGGATACTCGATCGCTCACGGCGCGCTGGTTTGGAATCCGGCCAGGCGCGCTGGTTGTTACCATTGACTCATCCGGCCATGCTGAAAACAGTGCCGTAG
- the hslU gene encoding ATP-dependent protease ATPase subunit HslU, whose protein sequence is MPMTPREIVHELSRHIIGQDDAKRAVAIALRNRWRRMQLPEELRVEVTPKNILMIGPTGVGKTEIARRLAKLANAPFIKVEATKFTEVGYVGRDVESIIRDLADAAIKLLREQEMTKVRHRAEDAAEERILDALLPPARMGFSNEDAAPATDSNTRQLFRKRLREGQLDDKEIEIEVAEVSGVDISAPPGMEEMTNQLQSLFANMGKGKRKSRKLKVKEALKLVRDEEASRLVNDEELKAKALEAVEQHGIVFIDEIDKVAKRGNSGGVDVSREGVQRDLLPLIEGCTVNTKLGMVKTDHILFIASGAFHLSKPSDLVPELQGRLPIRVELKALTPEDFERILSEPHASLTEQYCALLKTEGLNIEFLPDGIKRLAEIAWQVNEKTENIGARRLHTLLERLLEEVSFSASDLASTHSEEPIRIDADYVNSHLGELAQNEDLSRYIL, encoded by the coding sequence ATGCCAATGACTCCCCGCGAAATCGTCCATGAACTCAGTCGCCATATCATCGGCCAGGACGATGCCAAGCGCGCCGTCGCCATCGCCCTGCGTAACCGCTGGCGCCGGATGCAGTTGCCTGAAGAGCTGCGCGTTGAAGTAACCCCCAAGAACATTCTGATGATCGGCCCGACCGGTGTCGGTAAAACCGAAATTGCCCGTCGCCTGGCCAAGCTCGCCAACGCGCCGTTCATCAAGGTCGAAGCGACCAAGTTCACCGAAGTCGGCTATGTCGGCCGTGACGTCGAGTCGATCATTCGTGACCTCGCCGATGCCGCGATCAAGCTGCTGCGCGAACAGGAAATGACCAAAGTTCGCCATCGTGCCGAAGACGCTGCCGAAGAGCGCATTCTCGATGCACTGCTGCCACCGGCACGCATGGGTTTCAGCAACGAAGACGCCGCGCCGGCGACGGATTCCAATACCCGCCAACTGTTCCGCAAGCGCCTGCGCGAAGGTCAGCTGGATGACAAGGAAATCGAAATCGAAGTGGCCGAAGTGTCCGGCGTCGATATCTCCGCGCCACCAGGCATGGAAGAAATGACCAACCAGTTGCAGAGCCTGTTCGCCAACATGGGCAAGGGCAAGCGCAAGAGCCGCAAGCTCAAGGTCAAGGAAGCGCTGAAGCTGGTGCGCGACGAAGAAGCCAGCCGTCTGGTCAATGACGAAGAGCTCAAGGCCAAGGCCCTCGAAGCGGTCGAGCAGCACGGCATCGTGTTCATCGACGAAATCGACAAGGTCGCCAAGCGCGGCAATTCCGGCGGCGTCGACGTCTCCCGCGAAGGCGTACAGCGCGACTTGCTGCCGCTGATCGAAGGCTGCACGGTCAACACCAAACTGGGCATGGTCAAAACCGACCACATCCTGTTCATCGCCTCCGGCGCATTCCACCTGAGCAAGCCAAGCGATCTGGTGCCCGAGCTGCAAGGCCGTCTGCCGATTCGCGTCGAACTCAAGGCCCTCACGCCGGAAGACTTCGAGCGCATCCTCAGCGAGCCGCATGCCTCGCTCACCGAACAATATTGCGCGCTGCTGAAAACCGAAGGCCTGAACATCGAGTTCCTGCCGGACGGCATCAAGCGTCTGGCGGAGATCGCCTGGCAGGTCAACGAAAAGACCGAGAACATCGGTGCCCGTCGCCTGCACACCTTGCTCGAGCGCCTGCTCGAAGAGGTGTCGTTCAGCGCCAGCGATCTGGCCAGCACCCACAGCGAAGAGCCGATCCGCATCGATGCTGACTACGTCAACAGCCACCTCGGCGAATTGGCGCAGAACGAAGACCTGTCCCGTTATATCCTGTAG
- the phaC gene encoding class II poly(R)-hydroxyalkanoic acid synthase, translating to MSNKNNDDLKYQASENTLGLNPVIGLRRKDLLTSARMVLTQAIKQPIHSVKHVAHFGIELKNVMLGKSELRPEGDDRRFNDPAWSQNPLYKRYLQTYLAWRKELHDWIGESKLSEQDINRGHFVINLMTEAMAPTNSAANPAAVKRFFETGGKSLLDGLSHMAKDLVNNGGMPSQVNMGAFEVGKSLGTTEGAVVFRNDVLELIQYRPITEQVHERPLLVVPPQINKFYVFDLSPDKSLARFCLRNNVQTFIVSWRNPTKAQREWGLSTYIEALKEAVDVVTAITGSKDVNMLGACSGGITCTALLGHYAAIGEKKVNALTLLVSVLDTTLDSQVALFVDEQTLEAAKRHSYQAGVLEGRDMAKVFAWMRPNDLIWNYWVNNYLLGNEPPVFDILFWNNDTTRLPAAFHGDLIELFKNNPLIRPDALEVCGTPIDLKQVTADVYSLAGTNDHITPWKSCYKSAQLFGGKVEFVLSSSGHIQSILNPPGNPKSRYMTSTDMPVHANDWMENSTKHTDSWWLHWQAWQAERSGKLKKAPTVLGNKTYAAGEASPGTYVHER from the coding sequence ATGAGTAACAAGAATAACGATGACCTGAAATATCAAGCCTCGGAAAATACCCTGGGGCTTAATCCGGTCATCGGCTTGCGTCGAAAGGATCTGCTTACCTCTGCCCGCATGGTGCTGACCCAGGCCATTAAACAACCCATCCATAGCGTCAAGCATGTCGCGCATTTTGGCATTGAGCTCAAAAACGTGATGCTCGGTAAATCCGAGTTGCGACCGGAAGGCGATGACCGTCGCTTCAATGATCCGGCGTGGAGTCAGAACCCGCTCTACAAACGTTATCTGCAAACCTACCTGGCGTGGCGCAAGGAGCTCCACGACTGGATCGGTGAAAGCAAATTGTCCGAGCAGGACATCAACCGCGGGCACTTCGTGATCAACCTGATGACCGAAGCGATGGCCCCGACCAACAGCGCGGCCAACCCCGCTGCCGTCAAACGCTTCTTCGAAACCGGCGGTAAAAGCCTGCTCGACGGCCTTTCCCACATGGCCAAGGATCTGGTGAACAACGGCGGCATGCCGAGCCAGGTCAACATGGGCGCCTTCGAAGTCGGCAAGAGCCTGGGCACCACCGAAGGTGCAGTGGTTTTTCGCAACGACGTGCTGGAGCTGATTCAGTACCGGCCAATCACTGAACAAGTGCATGAACGCCCTCTGCTGGTGGTGCCACCACAGATCAACAAGTTCTACGTTTTCGACCTGAGCCCGGACAAAAGCCTGGCGCGCTTCTGCCTGCGCAACAATGTGCAGACCTTCATCGTCAGCTGGCGCAACCCGACCAAGGCCCAGCGTGAATGGGGTTTGTCGACCTACATCGAAGCGCTCAAGGAAGCGGTCGATGTGGTCACGGCGATCACCGGCAGCAAAGACGTGAACATGCTCGGCGCCTGCTCCGGCGGCATCACCTGCACTGCACTGCTGGGCCACTACGCAGCGATCGGCGAGAAGAAAGTCAACGCCCTGACCCTGCTGGTCAGCGTACTCGACACCACCCTTGATTCCCAGGTCGCACTGTTCGTCGACGAGCAAACCCTGGAAGCCGCCAAGCGTCACTCCTATCAGGCTGGCGTGCTTGAAGGTCGCGACATGGCCAAGGTCTTCGCCTGGATGCGCCCCAACGACCTGATCTGGAACTACTGGGTCAACAACTACCTGTTGGGCAACGAACCGCCGGTCTTCGACATTCTGTTCTGGAACAACGACACCACCCGGCTGCCTGCGGCGTTCCATGGCGACCTGATCGAACTGTTCAAAAACAACCCACTGATCCGCCCCGATGCACTGGAAGTGTGCGGCACGCCGATCGACCTCAAGCAGGTCACGGCAGACGTCTATTCCCTGGCAGGCACCAACGACCACATCACACCGTGGAAGTCGTGCTACAAGTCGGCGCAACTGTTCGGTGGCAAGGTCGAATTCGTGCTGTCCAGCAGCGGCCATATCCAGAGCATTCTGAACCCGCCGGGCAACCCGAAATCCCGCTACATGACCAGCACCGACATGCCGGTCCATGCCAACGACTGGATGGAGAACTCAACCAAGCACACTGACTCCTGGTGGCTGCACTGGCAGGCCTGGCAGGCCGAGCGTTCGGGCAAGCTGAAAAAAGCCCCAACCGTACTCGGCAACAAGACCTATGCAGCAGGTGAGGCATCACCGGGGACTTATGTGCACGAGCGGTAA
- a CDS encoding SPOR domain-containing protein — MAAKKKPAPKRGASRYQAPAKKPIPGWLWMAIGLTVGAFIVFLMKLEPGKGSDSVKREKVEQQKATKIAEANKTPPSPTQPVKPKYDFYTLLPESEVIVPPDAVPEKTLPTPQTAPVAPVTPAEAAKIDTARAQAALSGVTPPPAPPVAKAAPVTKFFLQAGSFRKQADADKVRAQIILLGQAVSVESGTVKDETWFRVLVGPFSNREQLTTAQKQLAGSGFSNLLLQQRQSR; from the coding sequence TTGGCCGCCAAGAAAAAACCAGCACCCAAGCGTGGCGCCAGCCGTTACCAAGCTCCTGCAAAAAAGCCGATTCCGGGATGGCTGTGGATGGCCATCGGCCTGACCGTGGGCGCCTTCATCGTATTCCTGATGAAACTGGAACCGGGCAAAGGCAGCGATAGCGTCAAACGCGAAAAGGTCGAACAACAGAAAGCCACCAAGATCGCCGAGGCCAACAAGACGCCGCCAAGCCCCACGCAACCGGTGAAGCCGAAGTACGACTTCTACACCTTGCTGCCGGAATCGGAGGTCATCGTGCCACCGGATGCCGTGCCGGAGAAAACCCTGCCGACACCGCAGACCGCACCCGTTGCGCCGGTAACCCCGGCAGAAGCGGCGAAGATTGATACCGCACGTGCGCAGGCAGCCCTGAGCGGCGTCACCCCGCCGCCAGCGCCACCGGTGGCGAAAGCGGCACCGGTGACCAAGTTCTTCCTGCAGGCCGGTTCGTTCCGCAAGCAAGCTGACGCTGACAAGGTCCGCGCACAGATCATTCTGCTCGGCCAGGCGGTTTCGGTGGAGTCCGGCACGGTAAAGGACGAAACCTGGTTCCGCGTATTGGTCGGCCCGTTCAGCAACCGCGAACAGCTGACCACCGCACAGAAGCAACTGGCTGGCAGTGGCTTCAGCAACCTGTTGTTACAACAACGCCAAAGCCGCTGA
- a CDS encoding gamma-butyrobetaine hydroxylase-like domain-containing protein, with amino-acid sequence MTKLPTAIKLHKTSKTLELQYAPDEVYHLSAEFLRVHSPSAEVQGHGKPVLQFGKIGVGLNKVEPAGQYALKLTFDDGHDSGLFTWEYLYQLARRYDALWDDYLAELKAAGKSRDPSESVVKLML; translated from the coding sequence ATGACCAAACTCCCCACCGCCATCAAACTGCACAAAACCTCGAAAACCCTGGAGCTGCAATACGCGCCCGATGAGGTCTATCACCTGAGCGCAGAATTCTTGCGCGTGCATTCTCCTTCCGCCGAGGTCCAGGGCCACGGCAAACCTGTCCTGCAATTTGGCAAGATCGGCGTAGGCCTGAACAAGGTAGAACCGGCCGGTCAGTACGCACTGAAATTGACCTTCGATGACGGCCACGACAGCGGCCTGTTCACCTGGGAATATCTCTACCAGTTGGCGCGACGATATGACGCACTCTGGGACGACTATCTTGCCGAACTCAAAGCCGCCGGAAAATCCCGCGATCCAAGCGAGTCTGTCGTCAAGTTGATGCTCTAG
- the phaZ gene encoding poly(3-hydroxyalkanoate) depolymerase has translation MPQPFIFRTVDLDGQTIRTAVRPGKPHLTPLLIFNGIGANLELVFPFVQALDPDLEVIAFDVPGVGGSSTPSHPYRFPGLAKLTARMLDYLDYGQVNVVGVSWGGALAQQFAFDYPERCKKLVLAATAAGMVMVPGKPKVLWMMASPRRYIQPSHVIRIAPLIYGGSFRRDPNLAAEHASKVRSAGKLGYYWQLFAGLGWTSIHWLHKIKQPTLVLAGDDDPLIPLINMRILAWRIPNAQLHIIDDGHLFLITRAEAVAPIIMKFLQEERQRAVMHPHPASFGGT, from the coding sequence ATGCCGCAACCGTTCATATTTCGTACCGTCGACCTGGATGGTCAAACCATCCGCACCGCGGTACGCCCCGGCAAGCCTCACTTGACGCCCTTGCTGATTTTCAACGGCATCGGCGCCAACCTGGAGCTGGTGTTTCCGTTCGTCCAGGCGCTGGACCCGGACCTGGAAGTGATCGCCTTCGACGTCCCTGGTGTCGGTGGCTCATCAACGCCTAGCCACCCCTATCGCTTTCCCGGCCTGGCCAAGCTGACCGCGCGGATGCTCGACTACCTCGATTACGGACAAGTCAACGTGGTCGGTGTTTCGTGGGGCGGAGCACTTGCCCAACAGTTCGCCTTCGACTACCCCGAGCGCTGCAAGAAGCTCGTTTTGGCGGCGACGGCGGCGGGCATGGTGATGGTGCCGGGCAAACCGAAAGTGCTGTGGATGATGGCCAGCCCACGACGCTACATCCAGCCATCCCACGTGATTCGCATTGCGCCCCTGATCTACGGCGGTTCTTTCCGCCGTGATCCGAACCTGGCGGCGGAGCACGCGAGCAAAGTGCGTTCGGCGGGCAAACTCGGCTACTACTGGCAGCTCTTCGCGGGCCTGGGCTGGACCAGTATTCACTGGCTGCACAAAATCAAGCAGCCGACCCTGGTACTGGCCGGTGATGATGACCCGCTCATTCCGCTGATCAATATGCGGATACTCGCCTGGCGTATTCCCAATGCCCAGCTACACATAATCGACGACGGCCATCTATTCCTGATCACCCGGGCCGAGGCCGTCGCACCGATCATCATGAAATTTCTCCAGGAAGAACGCCAACGGGCAGTGATGCATCCACACCCGGCGTCGTTCGGCGGCACATAA